The DNA region GACCTTGCCATGATTCTTTATTCGTCCGGCACCACGGGCAAGCCAAAAGGAACGCTCCATCGCGTTGGGGGCGTCTTGGCGCAGGTTGTCAAGGAGCTGGGTTTTCACTTTGACGTGAAACCTGACGCCAGATTTTTTTGGATCACGAACATCGGTTGGATGATGGGACCGTGGGAAGTCATAGGGGTCCAGCATTTTGGAGGTTGCTACCTAATATATGACGGGAATCCCCTGTATCCGAATCACGAGCGGGTCCTTGACATGGTCACACGCCACAGGCTCACGCACCTGGGCCTTTCTCCCACTTACGGTCGAAGCTTGAAAACAAAAGGAGAGGAATGGATAAGAAAATATGACCTGTCTTCTCTGAAATTCCTCGGCTCCACAGGGGAGCCTTTTGACCCTGAAAGTTACATGTGGGTCTTTGAAAATATCGGGCAGGGTCGCGCGCCCATCATAAATATCAGCGGTGGAACAGAGATGTGTGGCTGCCTGGTCTCTCCCTCCCCCCTTACCCCGCTTAAACCCTGTTCTGTTGGGATGCCCGGGTTGGGCATGGCCATCGGGATCGCCGACGATGACGGCAAGCTGATCAGTGTGGGCAAGGGGCACCTTGTCCTCCTAAAGCCGGCGCCATCACTGACCAGGGGATTTCTTGGCGACTGGCAGCGCTACATTGACACTTATTTTTCATGGGAGACTAATCCTGATGTCTGGTACCACGGAGACTACATAAAGAGGGACAAGGACGGACAACTCACCCTCCACGGCAGGTCGGACGACACCATCAATGTGGCAGGTGTTCGCAC from Deltaproteobacteria bacterium includes:
- a CDS encoding AMP-binding protein, which produces MKESEIIWKPTKQYIEGSNVKDFMEQWGIRTYKELYQKSVKDIKWFWPAVMDYLGVHWHRRYDTVLDLDGSRSFERARWFVGGKLSIAYNCLDRHAVDPCSKNRLAFIWEAEDGTVGKWTYLDVHVAANQCANALKSLGVKKGVAVGLYMPMIPELIVAFWACMKLGAPIIPIFSGFGAKPLGVRLADAKARVLLTADVGFYKKKPVPLKATCDKAAKGVPSLRHVVVVSRQKDDKVPWVKGRDIWWHDLAPKQSSEFETAVLDAEDLAMILYSSGTTGKPKGTLHRVGGVLAQVVKELGFHFDVKPDARFFWITNIGWMMGPWEVIGVQHFGGCYLIYDGNPLYPNHERVLDMVTRHRLTHLGLSPTYGRSLKTKGEEWIRKYDLSSLKFLGSTGEPFDPESYMWVFENIGQGRAPIINISGGTEMCGCLVSPSPLTPLKPCSVGMPGLGMAIGIADDDGKLISVGKGHLVLLKPAPSLTRGFLGDWQRYIDTYFSWETNPDVWYHGDYIKRDKDGQLTLHGRSDDTINVAGVRT